Proteins encoded together in one Zonotrichia albicollis isolate bZonAlb1 unplaced genomic scaffold, bZonAlb1.hap1 Scaffold_254, whole genome shotgun sequence window:
- the LOC141727834 gene encoding olfactory receptor 14J1-like, translated as MSNSSSTRHFLLLALADTRQLQLLHFCLLLGTSLAALLGNGLIISAVACSPHLHKPMFFFLLNLALSDLGSICTTVPKAMHNSLWDTRDISYSGCAAQLFFFLFFIGAAYYLLTIMCYDRYVSICKPLHYGTLLGSRACAHMAAAAWASAFLNALIHTASTFSLPLCHGNALGQFFCEIPQILKLSCSKSYLRELGFLAVTACSSFGCFVFIVFSYVQIFRAVLRIPSEQGRHKAFSTCLPHLAVLTLFISTIMFAHLRPPSISSPSLDLALSVLYSVVPPTLNPLIYSLRNQELKAAVWRLMTGCFQKH; from the coding sequence atgtccaacagcagctccaccaggcacttcctcctgctggcattggcagacacgcggcagctgcagctcctgcacttctgcctcttgctgggcacctccctggctgccctcctgggcaacggcctcatcatcagcgccgtagcctgcagccCCCACCTGCACaagcccatgttcttcttcctgctcaacctggccctcagcgacctgggctccatctgcaccactgtccccaaagccatgcacaattccctctgggacaccagggacatctcctactcaggatgtgctgctcagctctttttctttctgttcttcattgGAGCTGCGTACTATCTcttgaccatcatgtgctacgaccgctacgtgtccatctgcaaacccctgcactacgggaccctcctgggcagcagagcttgtgcccacatggcagcagctgcctgggccagtgcctttctcaatgctctcattcACACTGCCagtacattttccctgcccctgtgccatggcaatgccctgggccagttcttctgtgaaatcccacagatcctaaagctctcctgctctaaatcctacctcagggaacttgggttTCTTGCTGTTACTGCCTGTTCAtcatttggctgttttgtgttcattgttttctcttatgtgcagatcttcagggctgtgctgaggatcccctctgagcagggacggcacaaagccttttccacatgcctccctcacctggctgttcTCACCCTGTTCATTAGCACTATCATGTTTGCTCACCTCaggcccccctccatctcctccccatccctggatctggccctgtcagttctgtactcggtggtgcctccaaccctgaaccccctcatctacagcctgaggaaccaggagctcaaggctgcagtgtggagactgatgactggatgctttcagaaacattaa